One Harpia harpyja isolate bHarHar1 chromosome 11, bHarHar1 primary haplotype, whole genome shotgun sequence genomic window, CTAGaaataaagcagaggaaaaagtaaCTGCTTTGTACTTTGCCCACTGCCTCCCGCAGATATATCTATAGAACGTGGAATTAATCATTAAGCTGCAGTCTTGATCCCCAGGGAAGGGATTACACCCTTCTCTAACTCCGCTTTCCTAATTATATacagagatatatatatttatgtagaaACTAGGATGCAAATTTGGAAAAGAGGTACACAATACCTACAGGAAGGTACCCCCTTTATTAGATTCTTTAGGATGTGGATCTATGTTAGCAGCAGGTTCTGAAGTTAAGCCCAGCCAGAAGGAAGATCTTGAAAAAATTTCAGATAATTTAGCAAAACCGTAGACTAAAAGAGGTGCTTAAAAATCCTGCAAGTTCTCTTAAATTGAGGCCTTGCAAACACCTGTGGGCACATACTGTGTTAATTTGTAAGCAACTGCATGGATACTTTTGCCAGTGGCTTGTGTAACGTtagtttaataaataataatacataaCCAGAGATCTGCTTGGACAGGAAATTGCAGAAATACATTGAAAGCATAAAAGCCTGTGATGCATGACTGAAAAGTCTGCAGCTTCCACTCAGCTCAGCTAGAACTGacacctctgaaaaaaaatcaagatatgtCCAATAGGTTCATTAAAAGGCATTAGGACTCTGTGCTTGGTGTCCATCCCTGAACCAGCGTCCTCTGAAAAACCTTGCAGATGATCATGTTTAGTATTTTTGAAGTTCCTTCGCACTAAGGATCTTGGGGAGGCTGTGATGTGCTACACACTGTATATATCCATTTTAGACCAGTTCCCTATCCCAAAATGTTGGTAATTGAGAGAATTGACTCTCGTGACGAGGACGCGAGAGAAGCCGTGTGACGGCACGGTGCCTCTGGCCTTTACTGGGCTTTACAAAGGAAAGGGTGCCCCTGGTTAAGCTCATTGCTGGGTCCGGCACAGGTCAGAGGCAGGCCAGGGACATGAAAGCATCTTTATGCCTGTTTTGCATAGATGCAGATGTTCTGCTGCCAATTTTAATGTCCTAGCAAGAAAGTTACAGGGTAAGCGACTTACCTACTGTTGCCCAGGAAACTCTGTGGCAGAGGCTCAATTCAGTGCATGCATTTAATTCTGTCCTTTCTCCCACCACTTATTTCACTACAAACTgtcccatttttttccagataacCGACCTTTAATCCTGAATTTTGGAAGTTGCACCTGACCTTCGTTTATGTTAAAATTTGATGAGTTCAACAAGCTCATCAAAGATTTCAGCTCTATAGCAGATTTCCTTATCATCTACATCGAAGAAGCTCACGCAGTAGGTACAGTACAAACATCACAGTAATGCCCACCAAAACTTCAGACAGGTATCACtccctttaggaaaaaaagtacGTTAGCAAAGGAGGGAGCTGCAAACAGGGAATGAAATCTTCCTCAAATCAAAAGTGGCAACACCAAATCTAGGCACCAGCTTGCGTCCCTAATTCTCTAAAGATGTTACTCACACATCTGACTTTATACCAAGGTACTCCTGCTGAAGACACTCATCTCTCTGAAGGTGAAGCACACAGTTACATCTTTACAAAACTTCCTCTCAATGTTAGTACAGCtccttttggaaggaaaaaaaaaaaagcactttataTAACAAAGGTTAAGTGTACAACGCCAGCATgttacatgttttttaaaaaaaaaattcatttttaacacGTCTCaagaacaggatgcagactctgATTTGAAAAATTTAGCAAACAAACTATACACACTCTTCTATCTACACTGGACTCTAAGCAACACATTGGCACTGATCTTATCCCAGGGTTAAGGTGGTTTTCTAAAATGTAACATTTACGGTTTTCAAGTTTTCTAACCATACATCACTTTCAGTAGTTCAGAAACAGATAACAACTAAGTCAACCATCAAAACCTTTTACTAGTCTCTGCTTTACTAGGAAGAGTTGTGTGCAAATGTGTTtgcatatttctgaaaaaggaaggTGTGCCCTGGCTCAAATGTTTCACTTCTCATAGATATGAAATTTTGTTTTATGGGCTTAATGAGTAGAATCACATGGAATGAACAGTACTATCATTGTGACTGCTAAATGAAAGGTTATCAGCTGACAGCGctatttgccattttaaaattcCCTCTGTGCCAATAATTTTGACAAGCCTTACCCAAATAGGGTATGTCCCCCACCTGACACCTTTCTAGGGCAGATTTATGTGGGAAAATTTCAGCTAAACTACATCAAATATTTCCGAATCCAGGGCAAGGGGAAAATagattttgctgaaattaaagaaaaaaaagatcttcagaccatttattttaaaagctttagcGCTCTCATACTCTGAGGGGGAGGCTTTCATTTCATGGCAAGTTTTGGTGTTAGGAGTAAAATGCAGCATTCCTTTAACACAGTTTTGGGATATGACAGACAGTACAACTCCACGCTTAACATCTATTCAAAATGTTCCTTGCTAAACCCCTTTCTCATTTGTTTTAGATGGATgggcttttaaaaacaatattgttattaaaaatcacagaaaccTTGAAGATCGAAAAATTGCAGCacaatttcttcagaaaaataatcctttatGTCCAGTGGTTTTAGACACTATGGAAAACCTGAGCAGTTCAAAATATGCTGCATTGCCAGAACGACTATATCTACTTCAAGGAGGGAAGGTCATCTACAAGGTAATATCAACAATAATAATGAGCACAATATATtgagatttttaaatttcaaaataatttgagaatGCTTTACATTTAAGAGTCATTATTTCATTCTGTTGGAGAGCTAAGAATTTCACAATTCACTGCAACTGTGGAGAAAAAAGGACTTGCAGCAAAACTAGTCTGGGCCTTCACAATGTACATATTTGATGTACACCTCAGTCTTGCTCAAATATTTATCTTTTGGCTCATTAGGAAGCCTAGGTACATCTAAGCTGTACATCCAGCTCCAGGATCCAGCCGCTGGCCCTGTCCCAGTTACACAGCAGGGTGTAACCTGCGCATACACCATCTCCCACGCGATGTCTGGCATGTGAGGGAAGCCCAAGCACACCTGCCCACAGTTCTGGTGCAACTGCTGTGCTCTAAAGGACTTCTGCTTTGTCTACTTGAGCATCACTGTATAATTTTATCGCCTTTGCAGGGAGGAGTGGGGCCTTGGAACTATCACCCCCAGGAAATACGTGCCatcctggaaaaaatgaaatagaagagCAGAGGACTTCAGAGTAAAAGCTATCTGGATAAAAAAGCTCAATGATTAAGTTTTCATagatataagaagaaaaaaaaagaatttaaaaataacaacagagaCAAGACTACTGTATGTACATCTAAAGAGCATGTGTAATGTGGTTCATTATGTGTTTGTCTAGAGGTTTTCAAGTCTCATCACTACAACCCCAACTACTGCACTGTAGTACCTTACTATGCTTATACCACATGGAGTAATGAACAGTAGTTGGGTTCATTGAGCTGTCAGGACTGGATACCAATGTTTACATTTGTAAGGAATATCGTGCAGGATAAACATCACGGGTGGTGACAGTTGCAAAAGCTGACTGGCATGCAAAACAACTGATTTCACATTATTAAGATTCTCTTTCTCTTGTATACATACAATTTTCCTAAATGTTCactttcactgacttcagaaggCTTCTGAATAAGACAATCTCTATCAGCATTTGTTTCTATTAGTATTTGTTATGACAGTCATAGCATAAAGCACAGACGGCTGTGACCTGATTGtagaaaatatttatagaaacaaGGGATTGATCTGCAATTATTAAAAATCCATCAGAGCACTTCAATATGGCTTCAGATTATTTCTCTCCCcgccctgcccctctccccctgGGTTATTTCTAAGCTTTAGTAGACATTTATATTCATCCTATTAATCTTGGAACAGTTGAGCTGATGAGAAAGTTACCAGTTTAAGAACTTTTGAAGGACTTGTTTGACAGTAGGAAGTAATACCTCCCATTTAAGTATGTCACGCTTGTTTTTCTATTTAACTCAGAGTGCAAGGGAAAGATTTTACAGGAAATCGAGTTTTAATTCATGTATTAAGAAAGCCTGATATAAACATATCAATTTAAATGGACTCAGTTATGTTCAAGTGTTCTAGGCTAACAGTCTAGGTTATAAAACTAGAAAGCTGTTACTACAATTATCAAGTACTGCGCTGCGGTtcgactcgatgatcttaaaagtctttttcaacctaaatgattctattctattacATACATTAAACTGGTGGGGAATACATACCTTCAAAAAACACTTTAATGcacaattttaataataaatattctcTGCACTACAGATATCAATGTAacttctttataaaaaaaattgaggTATAAATTTAAGCTGGACTTAAGTGTCTTCTGCTGTGCCCTCTGCCATCACCCGGTGCACTGATACAAAATGATCAAAGGCAGATTTGATGATGAAACGCAAGTAAGTGGCTTGGAAATCAGGAagctgtagaaggaaaaaaaaaagttattgcaTTCTCTGTAGTAACGTAGCTATCAAACAACATTTGCAGAAGTTTGTTAAAAGGATCTAgatatttctgtgtctgtttttgAACTACACATAAATCAAACTCTTTTAATACATCTAGCCACCTTCAGAGTTTCTTTAGATGACAGCAATTCAAAAGAGTCCCATCCCTCCCAAATACTGCAGCCTTAAAGGCAACAATTGAAGGAGGAAAGATTGCCACACTTCTGGAAAGAGCTCTTTCACATACTTGGGAGCAGTAGGCAGGTGCAATTTCATACCATAATCTACAAAGGAGCAGTCGGGAAGTGCAATTTCATACCATGATCTACAAATTCCTGTATCTAACATCAACTGAGCAATAATTGTAAATGGacatgttttggtttttcatGGTTTCTCCCCAGTTAGCCTAGACATCCCATTTCATGAACCGCTACTGATGTACACTGTAAATACTCACTGGAAATTCTTCCATTTGAAGCTGTCCTTCTGTGTGTTGCAAatctagaaaatacattttaaagcaaatagtGAAGAATAATGTGCAATGCTGTGCAAAGTTTTCACTGGACTTCAAGAGAGTTCAAGGACCGTGAACTTTCACTGCATacagaaattgttttgttttgtttttacaaggtgatttaaaagaaaaaatactttttgcagtATCCCCGTGTATATATATCCCACTCATTACACTGTTTTATAAAATGTCACCCaagaggcattaaaaaaaaacaaacccaacccaacccaaccaaccaatGCAGGAAATGGCACTCTATTATACTATGTAagtctgtttttaaagcaaatgcaCAAGTAGTGCTTTTAGCCCTTATACAGCATTTTACATCTCCAAACTGCTACAGAGACCAGCAGTGGTCAAAAACTTCATTTAAATGTGACTATTACATTAATGTCTAATAAAGTAATCATCAAGCCACACTTGACTACTCAACAAACAGACATGGGGTTAAAATGACTCACTGAAAAAGATCAATATTATTCCCACAAAATCCCCACTGCTTCAAATTCAGAATCTTACCTTTTTCAATACACTGCTCAAAACCTACTGGGTCTTTAGATACACTTCTTTCAATCCTTAAGGTCCGcactaaaatatatatacatttaaaatatcaaCACAAATTCTGATTCTTTATTGATAATGATATTTATTCTATCACTTTTCATCTACAAAGCACTTTAAAAGCATTAACTAATCCATTTGTCCTCTAACTTATGGGGCAGGACTATAATACAGCCACCAGCTTCATTTTCCAAGTTGGACAAACAATGACAAGTTTTCATGTCTTTTGCATAGCCATTGCTAATGGTCAAGCTCCTGTCTCCATGCTCTGATCTTGTAACAGTCCCTTCTGTTTTAGGACTCACATTTTcctttacattattttaaaaagtaaaactaagAGAGTTCTGTCCTACGaaattataaaaatcaatattCAAAATAAATCATTAAGAGCAAGTATTGTAGTCCTGTCCATTAAATTAGAACAGCCTTCACACTGTGCAACAGAACAGTTAATTACAAGCTCAATGCAAGGTGTTGTAAGAACAAAGtaagtgcaggtgggatagattttccatctttttctcatttatttatgaaaaacTTTGGACgtggaggacaattgctttgttAAGCTAAATGAAGCTTTATGAATTAAATTAAGCTTTATATATCTGTTAGAAGTGACTGCTTGGGGAGTGTGACACTACCGTGAGAATTTACACATAGGCACAGACACACATTTTAACATAGTGCCTATTACCTACTGCAGTACATGAAGTCTTACCCAAATAACACTGGATTGCGACTTTGCTGATTTTTACACATTTAGGAAAACCAATAATGAACTCCTGTGGGAACATGCCTGTCGTCGTCCAAAACGTTTCCGAACTTCTGTGGAGAGAACAGGACAAAACCCCCACCTGCAGCTTTCCATCTATAACCGTCTTGAAAGAaatttatcacaaaaaaaaaaaaaagaagctgcaaagccATTTTTATTTGGAGTATTTTAAGCAAACCCCGCTACGACAACGGGGAAGCTCTCTGGAGCTTCGTAATACTGTAACACTGTAACGTtcaggctctgcagcccagcagtgcCACACAAGGACTCACGAACGGCGGGGGTCCCAGAAAAGAGTTAAATTATGAGGGAAGGCAAAGGCCAGAGCCCGGCGGTGACGGGCTGCGGTAACGGCAGCACCGGGAGggatctcggggggggggggggccgcttCCCGCCGGGGCCCGCGCAAacccccccgccggcccctcgGCGCCCCGCGCCCTCCTCACCCGTCCGCTACGTTCTCGGCGGGGTGCTGCTCGTCGCTGGAGGTGGCCAGGACGAGGGCAGCCCCCGCCGAGCTCAGGCACCAGTCGGCGGCCTTCATCCCTGCGCGGCGGCcggcagcggagcggagcggcggggaggggaaggccGGGCCTGCCGCAACCAGGCaacggcggcggccccgcccgccggcgcccgccGTTCAGCCCTGCGGGAGCCGCGCCGTGCTTCGCGGGGTCCCGCGGCACCCGCCACCTCAGGCGGAGCGCCTCGCAGGCGCGGGGCGGCGAGAGAGACAGAGAGCGAGCCCCTCACGGCCCCTTCCCGCCGCCTCCCGGGAGTCTCACGCCCCGCGCCGAGGGGTGGCCGTGCGGGGAGCGGGAGGGCTGGAAGCGGGGAGCTCGCCCCGCGCAAGAGCGGGGGAGGCCAGACGGGACCCCGGCCGCCCCTCAGCCCCccgctcccggcatgccccgcgccgccccggccccggccccggccccggcccggtcccggtccccgcccccggcgcggctccgcccgccgcccgcgggcgCTGCGGGATGGGCGGCGGGAGCGCCGAGCCGCGGCCCGGCTGACGGCGCGTCGGGGCGGCCCCTCCCGGGGCAGGTAGGtgggggccgggccggcggccccggcggggcgcggggagcGGGACGCTCGCCTCCCTGCCCCACGCCTGCCGGCCGGGGCGGAccggggggccgggcggggcggggacCCTTCCCCCTTGCGCCCCTCGGGGCTGCGCCCGGGCAGGGCGCGCTCACCCCCGGGCAGGGCCCGATCCCttcacagacccccccccccccccgggcagggccCGACCTCCCTCCCGCCCCCTCAGGGCCGGAGCCGATCTCCTCGGCCCCCCTCCTCCCGATCGCTTCGGCACCCCCTTCCCGGGgtccgtcgtcccccccctcAGGCAGGGCCCGATCTCCTCCCGCCCCGCAGGACCTGACCCCccgggttcttcagggcaggagCTGACAGGACCGGCCCCcgtccttcccctgccccccgccATAGCAGGGTcgctgccctccagccccccccgccaGGA contains:
- the IFT25 gene encoding intraflagellar transport protein 25 homolog isoform X2; this translates as MKAADWCLSSAGAALVLATSSDEQHPAENVADGSSETFWTTTVRTLRIERSVSKDPVGFEQCIEKDLQHTEGQLQMEEFPLPDFQATYLRFIIKSAFDHFVSVHRVMAEGTAEDT
- the IFT25 gene encoding intraflagellar transport protein 25 homolog isoform X1, which gives rise to MKAADWCLSSAGAALVLATSSDEQHPAENVADGSSETFWTTTGMFPQEFIIGFPKCVKISKVAIQCYLVRTLRIERSVSKDPVGFEQCIEKDLQHTEGQLQMEEFPLPDFQATYLRFIIKSAFDHFVSVHRVMAEGTAEDT
- the DIO1 gene encoding type I iodothyronine deiodinase; the encoded protein is MFGVRVFLQKILILLHVTACVVVGKTLMILFPNAMRRYILKQGERSRMNKNPKFSYENWGPTFFSFKYLLFVLKVKWKRLEDEAHEGHPAPNTPVVTFNGEVRHLFDFMQDNRPLILNFGSCTUPSFMLKFDEFNKLIKDFSSIADFLIIYIEEAHAVDGWAFKNNIVIKNHRNLEDRKIAAQFLQKNNPLCPVVLDTMENLSSSKYAALPERLYLLQGGKVIYKGGVGPWNYHPQEIRAILEKMK